TCGCGGGCTGCTCGTTGAGGTTGGGGTCGTTGATGCTGCAGGCGCCGCCCAGGGCCAGAACCGACACGCTGCAGACGATTTTCTTGGTGGTGCCCGGAATCGGGATATTCACTTCCTTGATGCTGCGCCGCACCCATTCCTGCAGCAGGTTCTCGTTGGGCAGCCAGTACTTGTCGAACGACGTCGGCTCGTAGTCGTTGGGCTTGCGCCGCAGCCAGGTGCCGGCGCGGTCGATGTTCTTGATTTCCTGGGTGATCGTGCCCGGCGGCATGCCCGGCGAGGCCGAGCCGGGCTGTTCTGCCAGACGCACGCTGCCGTCGCTGTTGTAGATGCCCGGGGTCACGCCGCGCTGCCCGCCGGGCGTATTGCGGGTGGAATCGCCCCAGTCGTCGCCGCGGCGCGGCGTGGGGAAGCTGCCCGGCGCCGGCGTGGCCTTGGGCCCGGCGCCAGCCGTGCCCGCCGCCGGACGCGCACCGCTGGATTGCGGCGTGCCGGACGTGCTGGGCGCGGCGGCCGAAGGCGCCGCACTGGACGGCGCGGCCGCCGGCGCGCTGGCGCTGGCCGCGGCCTGGCTGGCGCCGCGCGGCGTGGGCACGTCGCGTGTGCGCACCGTCGGCGTGCTGGAACGCAAGGTCGGCGCGGCCGTGGTCGGCGTGGGCAGCTCGCGCACCGGCGCGCGCGGCAGCGGCGCCGGCACTTCGCGCGCGGCCACCTCGGGCACGCGCGAGCGCAGTGCGGGCGCGGCCAGTTCGCGCTGCGGCAGTTCGCGCGCGATCGGCTGCACCGGCTCGGCGATGTCGGCCTGGCGTACCTGCTGGCTGGGCGCGGACAGCTCCGGCGCGGCGATCGCGGTCTCGGTGCGGCGGCGCGTGGGCGGCAACACGAAGGCGGTGGTTTCCTGGCTGGGCACCGGCTCGCTCACGGCCACCGGCTGCTCCACCGTCGGCGGCGGCAGCTGCGGTTCGGGCACCTCGCGCTGCGGCACGTCCGGCACCGCGGCTTCCAGCGCGGGCGTGGGCAGCGGCGGCGAGGCCGCGCTGGCGGTGGGCGCGCTGGCGGCGTCCTGCGGTGCGGGCGCCGGCGTCGCCGGCGCAGCCGCTTCTGAGGGCTGTTCGCTGGGTCGGTCGGGGCCGCCGCCGGGTTCTTCCGGCGTGCCCACGCCCACGTATTCGACCTGGACCACGGTCTCGCCCTGCGGCGGCGGCGCCGGGTTGCCGAGGAACTGTAGGTACATCAGCCACAGCAGCAGGCCGCCGAACAGCAGATGCCACAGCAGCGTGGTCGCCACCGCGAACCAGTGCACGCCGCGGGTCTCGCGGCCGGCCGGCTGCCATTGCTGGCGCCACAGGGTGGCGAAGGCCTGCCAGCGGTTGAGTTCGCCCGTGCGCCTGGGCGCCTGCGCCAGCGGCCGCTCCGCAAGCAGGTCGACCAAAGATTGCGCGGGCGCGCCGACCACCTGACCCGGGCGCTGGGCCATCGCCGCCAGCCACTCGGCCCAGCCGGGCGGGAACTCGCCGGGCTTGGCCGAATCGCGGCGCAGGGTCAGCCGCAGCCTGCGCTGCACGGCTTCGATCAGTGCGGCGGCGGAAACCATCTACGACGCCGCGCCGGGCTCAGGCCGCCGTGTCGCGGCGGATGTAGGGCGCGTCGCCGCTGTCGTGATCGGTGGCGTCGCGCACCGCGGTCACCCCCGGCACCTGGCTCATCAGGGTCTTTTCGATGCCCTGCTTCAGGGTCACGTCGGCCATGCCGCAGCCGTGGCAGCCGCCGCCGAAGCGCAGCACCACCACGCCCTCGGCGGTGACTTCCTGCACCGAGACGTGGCCGCGGTGCTGGGCCAGCTGCGGGTTGATCTCGTGTTCGACGGTCCAGGCCACGCGCTCCACCAGCGAGGCCGAATCGGCCGGCGCCTCGCCCTTGATCTTGGGCGCGCGGATCTGCAACTGGCCGCCGGTGGCCTTGGTTTCGTAATCGATCTCGGCGCCATCGAGGTAGCGCACGCTGGCCGCTTCCAGCCACAGGGTGAAGCCGTCGCAGTCGACCGCCCATTCGTCGCCGCTGAGGTCGCCGGGTTCGGCGAACTCCAAACGCACGTCCGCGCGCGGGGTGCCGGCATGCACGGCCGACAGGCGCACGCCCAGCCCGGGCAGCGCCTCGCGCTCGATCAGCTTGCGGAAGTGGCTCTGCGCGGATTCGGAAATGTTGATCATGGGGCTATTCTAACGGGGTCCGTGTCGCGTGCAGCCGGCCGCAGCCCCGCCGCCGCCGCCGATGCGCGTTCCATTCATACAACGCCGGCCGCGCCGCGCCGTGCACCAGGAGCAGGCCCATGAACGACCTCATCCCCCTCGCCCAGGCTCATTGCCTGGCCCGCCGCGGCAGCGAGCACAAGCTCAGCGAGGCGCGCGTGCGCGAACTGCTGCCGCAGGTGCCGGGCTGGGAACTGGCCGAGGACGGCCACGCCCTGCTGCGCACCTACCGCTTCGACGACTACTACCGCACCATGGCCTTCGTGAACGCCCTGGCCTTCATGGCCCATCGCGAAGACCACCACCCCGACCTGAGCGTGCACTACGACCGCTGCGTGGTGCGCTATTCCACCCACGATGTCGGCGGCCTGAGCGAGAACGACTTCATCTGTGCCGCCAAGGCCGACGCCCTGATCGCCTGAGGTCCGCCCCATGACCGCCACCTTTCGCCGTGCCCTGCCCCTGGCGCTCGCGCTGACCGTCGCCCTGTCCGCCTGCCAGAAGACGCCGGCGCCCGCGCCGGTGCGTTCGACCGAACCGATGGCGGTGCACACGCCGCCGCCGGTATACCCGATGGAACTGGGCTGCGAGGACATCGGCGGCCAGGTGGTGCTCAAGGTCACCATCGGCACCGACGGCAAGCCCAGCGCGATCAACCTGCTGCGCAGCAGCCAGAACAAGACGCTGGACGATTCGGCCGTGGCCGCGGTGCGCGGCTGGACCTTCCGCGCGGCCACGCGCAACGGCCAGCCGGTGCCGATCAGCATCCAGGTGCCGGTGACCTTCACTCCGCCGCAGGTGCGGCCGGAGTCCTGTTTCGTGTACGACGAAGAGAAGAAGAACAAGCTCTGAGCCCCTCGTGCCGGCGGCCTGGCAGGCACGGCCTGCCGCAAAGTGCGCGCCGGCGCTGCGGCGCGCGGCCGAAACGCGGCACAAATCGGCGATGATCGTGCCCGCGCCGCGACCGCGGCGCCCGGCACACACCGAGACCTGGGGAGGCCTCGTTACATGCAACTCCGTTCGACCCGCCGCGTGCGTCCGGCGCTCGCGCTTGCCCTCACTCTGCTGTCGCTGGGTGCCTATGCGCAGGATCCGCCGGCTCCGCCCCCGCCGCCACCCCCGCCCGACTGGGACGGATCGCCGCCACCGGCGCCGCGCGTGGTCGATCCGAACCTGCTCCAGCGCGACCCCAGCATCAAAAGGCCGATGCGCGTGCGCTATCCCCAGGCCGAGGCCTGCATGGGCATCAGCGGCACCGTCGTGCTGGTGCTGACGGTCGGCGAACAAGGCCAGGTGCAGCAGGTGCAGATCGAACGCAGCTCGCGCAATCGCACCCTGGACCGCGCGGCGATGAATTCGGCGCGCGAGATGGAATTCTCACCGGAAATCTTCAACGGCAAGCCGGTGGTTTCGCGCTCCCGCCTCCCGGTGGAGTTCGCATTGCCCGACGCGCCGCTGCAAAGCTGCAAGTACGTGAGACTGGCCTTGGTCGACGCCCAGGGCGCCGACCAGCCGACGCCGGCGGCCGGCCAACCCCTACGCGCGAAGATCGGCCTGTACGTGCCCGCACGCCTGGAGCTCAGAGCGGGTCTGCGTCGCGACGTTGCGCAGAGCAACGGCGGCGTGCTGCCCATCGTGCATGAGGAGATCCTCAACTTGGAACGGCCCGAGCGCGCTGAGCTCAGCAGCATCGACTTCGTCACGCCACAACCGTTGACGGCCGGCAGCTATGTGCTGGAGATCCGCGTCGACGGCGAACTGCGCAACACCCAGCGAATCAAGGTGCGCTGAGCGCAGTGGCACAGGCGGCGCTTGCCGCGGCTCAGCCGCCCAGCCGATCCAGCACGTCCACCAGCTCCGGCGCCAGCGGCGCATTCAATAGATACGGTTCGCGCCCGCCATCGAGCGCGAACTCCAGGGTCGAGGCGTGCAGGAACAGCCGCTTCAACCCGGCCTGCTCGCGCAGGCGCTTGTTCGCCTCCGGCTCGCCGTACTTGTCGTCTCCGGCTACCGGGTGGCCGATGTGCTGGGCGTGCACGCGGATCTGGTGGGTGCGCCCGGTTTCAATGCGCACCTCGCAGTAGGATTGCCCGCCGCGCCGCTCCAGCACCTTGAAGTGGCTCAGCGAGGGCTTGCCGTCGCGGTGGACCTGCACATGGCGCTCGCCGCCCTGGCGCAGGCCGATGTGCAGGGCCGCGTCCACGCTCATCACCCCGTCGGGCAGGCGTCCGGTCAGCATGGCCAGGTAGCGCTTGGCGATACCGCCGTCCTCGCGCATCAGCGCCTGCAGTTCGGTCAGGGCCGAGCGCTTCTTGGCCACGATCAGCAGGCCCGAGGTGTCGCGGTCCAGCCGGTGCACCAGTTCCAGGGTCTGGCCCGGGCGCAGCGCGCGCAGGGTCTCGATCGCGCCGAAACTGATGCCGCTGCCGCCATGGCTGGCCACGCCGGAGGGCTTGTTCAGGGCCAGCAGGCGCGCGTCCTCGAAGACGATGGCCGCGTCCAGGGCATCCATGAAGCCCTTGGGCGGCGCCGCTTTTTCTCCCTGCTCGCTGAGACGGACCGGCGGAATGCGGACCTCGTCGCCGGCCTCGAGCTTGCGTTCAGCCTTGGCCCGGCCCCCGTTCACGCGCACCTGGCCGGAACGGACCAGCTTGTAGATCAAGGACCTGGGCGCGCCCTTGAGTTGCCCGAGCAGAAAATTGTCCAGGCGCTGGCCTTCGCGGTCGTCGGGTACGCGAACGGTGCGGGCGCCGGCGCCCGGGTTGGAAGCGGTTGCGGAGGTCATCGTGGAAAGCGTTATCTGTTACACTCGCGACGCGAGATAAGGTTTTGATTTCGCTGGGAGTTGTTCGGCAGGTCGCGCCAGTGGGGCACGACCGCCGAAGACGGGCCGAAAGCCCAACCCGGCGATTCCGGTCCGCGTCTAACCACTGCCCACGGGGCAGCCATGTTAGCAGCGACGGTCCGGCGGAACCCGCCCTCGCCCGGTGGTCCGTCCTCAGGTCGGCGCCATCGCGATGAACACGACCCGTGCGACGCCAAGGCCGGCAAAGCCCTGGCGGGCGCCGGGACCCCGCCCCGCGCGACGTTCGCGTCGCCGGTTTCGAAAGTCAGGCTTAGATAAGAAAGAGAGCGCTCCCGCGGCATGCCGTGGTGTCGTAGCGCTGGTAGTGGAAGCCTCCCCGGCGCGTGCCGGGCGCGCAGCGGTCCGCCGCTTGCCGCCGCACGAACCGCGACGGAGGGGCTTCGGTTCCCAGACGAAACGCCATGGCGTTCCGCGCGGTAGAGCGCGCGAGGAACGCAACAATGAAGCGCATGCTGATCAACGCGACGCAGGCGGAAGAACTGCGCGTCGCTATCGTCGACGGACAGAACCTGTACGACATCGACATCGAGCAACCGGCCAAGGAACAGAAGAAGTCCAACATCTACAAGGGCCGCATCACCCGGCTCGAGCCCTCCCTGGAAGCGGCCTTCGTCGAATACGGCGCCGAGCGCCACGGCTTCCTGCCGCTGAAGGAAATCTCCCGCGACTATTTCCAGTCCGGGGTCGACCACAACAAGGCCGGCCTGCGCGAGCTGCTGCGCGAAGGCCAGGAAGTGGTGGTCCAGGTCGATAAGGAAGAGCGCGGCAACAAGGGCGCGGCCCTGACCACGTTCATCTCCCTGGCCGGCCGCTACATGGTGCTGATGCCCAACTCGCCCACCGCCGGCGGCGTCTCGCGCCGGATCGAGGGCGACGACCGCGCCGCCCTCAAGGAGGCGATGGACAAGCTGGCCATCCCCGACGACATGGGCGTGATCATCCGCACCGCCGGCGTCGGCCGCGACGCCGAAGAGCTGCAGTGGGACCTGGACTACCTGCTCCAGGTCTGGAAGTCGATCGCCGAGGGCGCCCTGAGCAAGCCCTCGCCGTTCCTGATCTACCAGGAATCGCGCCTGATCATCCGCGCCCTGCGCGACTACATGCGTCCGGACATCGGCGAGATCCTGGTCGACACCGACGAGATGTACACCGAGGCGCGCGAGTTCGTCGAGCAGGTCATGCCGCACAACCTGCGCAAGCTGAAGAAGTACGGCGACGACACCCCGCTGTTCAACCGCTTCCAGATCGAATCGCAGATCGAAAACGCCTACGAGCGCACCGTGCGCCTGCCCTCCGGCGGCGCCCTGGTCATCGACCAGACCGAGGCCCTGACCGCGGTGGACGTGAACTCGGCCCGCGCCACCAAGGGCGGCGACATCGAGGAAACCGCGTTCAACACCAACCTGGAAGCGGCCGAGGAAGTGGCCCGGCAGATGCGCCTGCGCGACCTCGGCGGCCTGGTGGTGATCGACTTCATCGACATGTCCTCGAACAAGCACCAGCGCGAGGTCGAAAACCGCCTGCAGCACGCCCTGCGCCAGGACCGCGCGCGCGTGCAGATCGGCCGCATCTCGCGCTTCGGCCTGCTCGAGCTCAGCCGCCAGCGCCTGCGCCCGTCGCTGGGCGAGTCCAGCCAGATCGTCTGCCCGCGCTGCGACGGCCACGGCCGCATGCGCAGCGTCGAGTCGCTGTCGCTGTCGATCCTGCGACTGGCCGAAGAGCACGCGATGAAGGAGAACACCGGCCAGGTGCTGGTGCAGGCCCCGACCGAGATCGCCAACTACCTGCTCAACGAGAAGCGCCGCGCCCTGAGCGAGATCGAAAAGCGCCACGACGCGCCGATCGTGATCGTCGCCGACGAGCAGCTGCACACCCCGCATTACGAAGTCACGCGCATCCGCGAGAACGAGCTCGGCGAGGAATCGGCCAAGCCCAGCTACCAGCGCGGCACCCCGCGCAAGCTGCCCACGCACGCGCTGACCAAGGCCCATCTCAACATCCCCGATGCGCCGATGGTGACCAACGTCAAGCCCGCCCAGCCCGCGCCGATGCGCGAGCCGCGCGAGGAGCCCGCGGTCGCCGTGGCCGCCGCCCCCGTCGCGGTGGCGGTGGCGCCGGCACCGCAGGTGGGCGTGTTCGGCCGCATCCTCAACTTCTTCCGCGGCGAACCCGCGGTCCCGGCCGCGCCGGCTCCGGCCGCGCGCACGCAGGATCCGCGCGGCGGCCGTAACGACCGCGGCGACCGCAACGGCCAACGCCGCGACGGCCGCAACGATCGCAACGACAACCGTGGCAACGGCAAGGGCGGTCGCGATGGAGGCCGCCGCGACGAACAGCGCCGCGAGGGCAAGCCGCAGCAACAGCAGCAAGCCCAGGGCGGCCAGCAGGCGGGCCGCAACAAGCAGCAGGATCAGCAGCAGGGCCAGGGCAAGCAGCAGAACAACGGCCAGCAGCAGAACCAACAGCAGCAGAAGCAGGCCCAGGGCAAGCAGCAGAACAACGCGCAGCAGAACGCTCAACAGGGCGCGCAGCAGCAGCAAAACCCGAAGCAGGCCGGCGACGAAGCCCGCACCCAGCAGCAGGCGCAGGGCGGCAACGCACCGCGTCCGCCGCGCGAGCCCAAGCCCGCCGCGCCCAAGCCTGAAGCGGCCAAGCCCGAGACCGCGAACGCCGCAGCCGCTGTAGCGGCCGCACCGGCCGCCATCGCCGCCGCCGCGCTGCCCGCTGCCCCGTTGGAAGCCGCCGACGCCAGCGCCAAGCTCGAAACCGATGCCGCGCTCAACGCCAGCAACGAAAACGGTGCGCCTGAAGGCGCCGCGGCCGATGCCGCCGGCGAAGGCGGCGGTCGCCGCCGTCGCGGCCGTCGCGGTGGCCGCCGCCGCCGTCGCGGTGCGGGCGAAGCCGGCGCCGCCGGCGAGGCCGCGCTGCACGACGACGTGCTCGGCGACGACGAGGACGATCTGGGCGACGAGCCCGGCGCCGCGCCGACGCCGGCCGCCACGCGTTCGCAGCCGGAGTTCGACTTCGACGACGATGCCGCCGCTCCGGTGGCGCCGCAGCCGACGTCCGCGCCCGCCGCGGCGCAGCCGGTCGCAGCCGCCGTTGCCAGCGTGGCCGCCGCGGCGGCCGCGCCGGTGAGCGCGCCGGGCGCCGCAGAGGCGGTGCGTGTGCCGGTCGCCGAGCCGGCGGCCGCTACCCAGGCCGAAGCGGTCGAGCCCGTCGCAGCCGCGCCGGTCGTCGAACCCGCCCCGGCCGTGATCGCCGCGCAAGCCGCGGTCGCGGCGTCGGAACCGGTCACGCCCAAGCCCACGCCCACGCTCGAAGCGCAGCCGTTCCAGGCCAAGCCCCTGGAGACCAGTGCGCCTTACGAAGCCAAGGCCTTCGAAGCGCCCAAGCCGTTCGAGCCCGCCAAGCCGTACGAGGCGCCCAAGCCCTTCGTGCAGACCGCTGTGGTCGCTCCGCAGTACGCGCAGCCGGCCGCGCCCAAGCCCGAAGCGCCCAGTGCGCCGGTGCAGCCTGCTGTGGTCGAGCCTGCTGTGGTCGAGCCCGAAGTCGTGCCCGCGCCGGCCGCGGTGGAAGAGACCGTCGTCGAGCCGGCGGCCGTCGTTCCGGCCGCACCCGCGCCGGTCGAAGCCGCCCCGGTCGACAAGACCGAGCCGCGCGGCGAAGCCGACACCCTGCCCCGCACCGGCGGCCTGTTCGACCACGTCCCGCAGCCGGCCGCAGCGGACGCGGCGGTGGAAGGCGAGGCCCAGACCGACGAAGGCGAGCGCAAGGACGACGCGCGCAACGGCTGATCCCGCTACGCCGACGTAACGAAACGGGCCGCGAAAGCGGCCCGTTTTTTTGTTGCTGTCCCTTCTCCCGCTTGCGGGAGAAGAGCTTGCCCTCGAGTGCTTGTATCGGGGGCGCGCGGAGGGCGGATGAGGGCGCGCCATGGCGCGGCTAGCGGCGCAAAAGGCCACCCCGCGCGCCCTCACCCCAACCCCTCTCCCGCGAGCGGGAGAGGGGCAAAACCAAACGCGGTCCCTTCCCTTCTCCCGCTTGCGGGAGAAGGTGCCCGGAGGGCGGATGAGGGCGCGCGACGGCACGGCTAGCGGCGCAAGTTGGTTAGCCCGCGCGCCACAACCCACACCCCGGCCCGACCGCATAGCGGTCGGGCGTTCGGTGCAGCGCGAGCCAATGGCTCGAAAACGCTGCCCCTCACCCCGCAAGCGGGTGAGGGGCTCAAGGCATGCTGTCTATTCCTACTGCTTGCGGGAGGAGGACGGGTTCAAGCGCCCTAAATCGCGCTAGCCGGATCCGCCAACCCATACTGCCCCGCCAACCTGGCCAGCGCGATGGTGTCGACGATGCCCAGCTTCTCGAACAAACGCGTCTTGTGCGTGTTGACCGTCTTCGCGCTGAGGCTGAGCTTGCGCGCGATCTCTTCCTGGCGCAGGCCCTGCACCAGCAGCAGGGCGATCTCGACCTCGCGCGGCGACAACTGGTCGAACGGCGAATCGCCGCCGTCCACCTTGGCCAGGGCCAGGTTCTGCGCGATCGCGCTGGCCAGGTAGCGCTTGCCGCGCGCCACGTCGCGGATCGCGCGCAGCAGTTCGCTGGCGTCGCCGCCCTTGCCGACGTAGCCCGACGCGCCGGCCTCGAGCAGGCGCTTGGGCATCGGCCCGTCCTCCAGCACCGAGACGATGATGACGCGGGTGCCGTGATCGCCCTTGACCACGCGTTCGGTCACTTCCAGGCCGCTGTAGCCGGGCAGGTGCAGATCGCACAGCACCACGTCGGGCTGCAGACGGCGGATTTCGGGCAGAGCGAGCTCGCCGCTTTCCGCGTCGCCGACCACTTCGATGTCGGTTTCCGCCGTCAGGATCATGCGCATGCCGGTGCGGACCAGCGCGTGATCGTCGACGAGATAAACGCGTATGGTCATGCGATCCTCAAGGCCATCCTGAAGCCTGTTGCGGGCGAGGCTACGCGGCACGCCTGCACCGCGCAAGCCGCCGCGAACCAATGGCACATCCGGTCATTGCCGGGGCTATGCAAACTGCATTCACTACGCTTGGCAAAGGAATCCAAATGCTGTTCAAAAGCCGCCTGACCGCCGTCGCCATCGCGGTCGCCCTCGCCGCCTGCGCGCAAACTCCCAAGCTCGATCCGAACCCGCCCGCGCCCCGCGTGGACGCGGCCGCGCAGCCGGCCGCGGCGGCCTGGCTGGCCGACGTGGTGGCCATGTCCGACGCCGCCGACGCGCAGGCGCGGCGCGATGCGCTGCAGCAGCGCATGCGGGGCCTGGGCTTGCAGTGGCAGGGCGTGCCTTTCGCTTCGGGCGAGCACCAGGGCGTGAACCTGCTGGCCGACGTGTCCGGCGATGCCGCCGCGCCGTTGCTGCTGCTGGGCGCGCATTCCGACAAGGTCGAACATGGCCGAGGCGCCACCGACAACGCGTCCGGCTGCGCCACCGTGCTGGCTCTGGCCGAACGCTTCCGCCGCGAACCGCTGCGCCATCACCGCGTCGCGATCGCGTTCTGGGATCTGGAAGAACTCGGCCTACTCGGCGCCAAGGCCTACGTGGCCGACGGCAAGACCAAGCCCGCCCTGTACGTGAACTTCGACGTGTTCGGCTGGGGCGATACCTTGTGGATGATGGCGCCCGACGCGGCCCAGCCTTTGGTCGCGGCCACGCAAAGCGCCGCCGACGCCGCTCAACTGGGCCTATCGGCCGGCGACAAGTACCCGCCCTCGGACCACCTGCCTTTCATCAAGGCCGGCTGGCCGGCGGTGTCGTATTCGCTGATCGGCGCGCCCGAGATTCCGCTGATCCTGGACGCCTACGCCGGCAAGAAGCCCAAGGCGCCGGCCAAGGTCATGCAGGTGATCCACAGCGACGCCGACACCGTCGGCCAGATCGAACCCGTGGCCGCCGCGCGCGGCGTGGATGCGATCGAACAGGCGCTGCGCGCCTGGGACGCGCAGTCGAAGTAAGCCCTGGCGCCGCCGCTCCCGCCAAGGGAGCGGCGGATCGCGCCGTGACTCCGCTTCCTGTGCGAGCGGCGTAAGCCGCGATCAGGCACCGAACTCGCACGGTGCTCTCACTGGCGCAATCGCGGCTCACGCCGCTCCCACACAACGCCATCCGCCATCGCCGGCCCACGTCGCCGTCCGAAAACGGCCAGCGGCTTAACGCATCGGCTGCGATCATGGCGCCCTCCCCTACGCACAGGATCGCCGCATGACCGCCCACGCCTTCCGCCAACTGCACCAGCACGGCCTGTTGCGCCTGACCAATGCCTGGGACGCGGGCAGCGCGCGCCTGATGGAAAGCCTGGGTGCGCCGGCCGTGGCCACCACCAGCGCCGGCCTGGCCTGGTCGCAGGGCTATGCCGACGGCGACCGGCTGCCGATCGCGCGCGTGCTCGACGCCGTGGCATCGATCGCCCGCGTCATCCGCGTGCCCTTGAGCGTGGACATGGAAGGCGGCTACTCCGACGATCCCGCCCAAGTCGCGCAGCACGTGCTGCGCGTGGCCGAACTCGGCGCCGTCGGCATCAACCTGGAAGACGGCGGCGGCCAACCCGAGGCGCTGTGCGCCAAGATCGAGGCGGTCAAGCGCGCCTGCGCCAGCGCGGGCTTGGACGTGTTCGTCAACGCCCGCACCGACGTCTACCTGCGCGGCCTGGCGCCGGAGGACGAGCGCGTGGCCATGACCCTGCAACGCGCGCAGCGCTACCGCGAGGCCGGCGCCGACGGCCTGTTCGCGCCGGGCCTAAAAGCGCGCGAGCAAATCGCCGCCGTGGTCGCCGGCACACCGCTGCCGCTGAACCTGCTGGCCCGCGTCGGCCTTCCGCTGGCGGAGGAACTGCAAGCCCTGGGCGTGCGCCGCCTCAGCGCCGGCGCCGATCTGGCCGAAACCATGTTCGGCCGCACCGCGGCGCTGGCTTCGGGCTTTCTCGCCAATGGCGACAGCGCGCCGCTGGCCGCCGAGGCCATGCCCTACGACCGCATCAACGCGCTGTTCGACGAACGCTAAACCGCGTTCGTCGCGGTACAGTGAGGCCAGGCGCGCCCCGCGCAGCGCCGAGGCGCAGGCATGCACCATTGGCTCACCGGCACCTTCGCGCATGTCGCCGCCAGCGCGCTGGCGGTGCTGATCTATGTGCTGACCACGCGCGCCGCGCAGGAGCGGCGCGCGCCGGCCTCGGCC
The sequence above is a segment of the Lysobacter silvisoli genome. Coding sequences within it:
- a CDS encoding isocitrate lyase/PEP mutase family protein, translated to MTAHAFRQLHQHGLLRLTNAWDAGSARLMESLGAPAVATTSAGLAWSQGYADGDRLPIARVLDAVASIARVIRVPLSVDMEGGYSDDPAQVAQHVLRVAELGAVGINLEDGGGQPEALCAKIEAVKRACASAGLDVFVNARTDVYLRGLAPEDERVAMTLQRAQRYREAGADGLFAPGLKAREQIAAVVAGTPLPLNLLARVGLPLAEELQALGVRRLSAGADLAETMFGRTAALASGFLANGDSAPLAAEAMPYDRINALFDER